In the genome of Montipora foliosa isolate CH-2021 chromosome 3, ASM3666993v2, whole genome shotgun sequence, one region contains:
- the LOC137997480 gene encoding uncharacterized protein isoform X8: protein MNSNKYDRMMASLTYTNLVPQFSDLNQKAWRLAEIAIREHFVGKRCDPKSTYLLTGTVPSQMYLGYDAYDVDEVIGQIPENTYPAICKEGDWLCDTTYKVNIPAYMWTAGACYNLTGHCKTFSLLAKNDGYENSVGFYSLDTLEKFLSAKSLHLSTCWTRMKYDDDDSSSTDFVNFYSLQRQRDQRLITRASNVNVALFPGCTKGNTDYSQELVDYFKSRSLSHFLHSYIHPYVQEKRQQLWRNLEAKKKTFPANLTKDLEDIQMAVEDLDDIVESDLTATPLSNCDFN, encoded by the coding sequence ATGAACAGCAACAAATACGACAGAATGATGGCGAGTCTCACTTACACCAATTTAGTGCCACAATTTTCTGATCTCAATCAAAAAGCCTGGAGACTGGCAGAAATCGCCATTCGGGAGCACTTTGTGGGGAAAAGATGCGACCCCAAGAGTACTTACCTGCTTACTGGCACCGTGCCTTCACAAATGTATCTTGGCTACGACGCTTATGATGTTGACGAGGTAATAGGCCAAATACCAGAAAATACATACCCCGCAATTTGCAAGGAAGGAGATTGGCTTTGTGATACGACATACAAAGTAAATATCCCAGCGTACATGTGGACTGCGGGCGCATGCTATAACTTGACAGGACATTGTAAGACGTTTTCGCTTTTGGCTAAGAATGACGGTTATGAGAATTCTGTAGGGTTTTACAGCCTCGACACATTAGAAAAATTTCTTAGTgccaaatccttacatttaagCACATGCTGGACACGCATGAAGtatgatgacgatgacagtTCCTCGACTGACTTTGTGAATTTTTATTCCCTGCAACGACAAAGAGATCAGAGACTAATCACCCGTGCTAGCAACGTAAACGTCGCACTTTTTCCCGGTTGTACCAAAGGAAATACTGATTATTCACAAGAACTTGTAGATTACTTCAAAAGCAGAAGTTTGTCCCATTTCCTGCACAGCTATATTCATCCTTATGTTCAAGAGAAACGACAACAGTTGTGGCGAAATTTGGAAGCCAAGAAGAAAACTTTCCCAGCTAATTTAACCAAGGATCTAGAGGATATACAGATGGCAGTCGAAGACCTAGATGATATTGTGGAGAGCGATTTGACAGCCACACCGCTGTCTAACTGCGATTTCAATTAA